GAAGTATCTACACTTTCTAAGATAGAAGAAGGCAAGGAAGGTTCTTTAACCTTTTTATCAAACCCAAAATATAACTCATACATATATACAACCAAAGCATCGGTAGCTATTGTAAATAAAAGTTTTGTTCCTGAAAAGGAAATAGAAACTACTTTGATTAAAGTTGAAGATGCTTATAAATCATTTTCAAAACTTTTAGAGTTTTACAATGAGGTAAAGAATAATAAGCGAGGAAGAGAAAACCCTCATTTTATTGCTGAATCAGCTACTATTGGAGATAACGAGTACATTGGAGCTTATGCTTATGTTGGAGAAAATGTGGTTTTAGGCAATAATGTTAAAATTTATCCTAATTCTTATATAGGCGATAATGTTACTATTGGTGATAATACAGTTGTTTTTGCAGGAGTAAAGATTTACTCTGAAACCATTGTAGGTAACAATTGTAAGATACATTCAGGAACAGTGATTGGAGCAGATGGTTTTGGATTTGCACCAGATGAAAATGGAGAATATAAAGCAATTCCACAAATAGGAAACGTTATTATAGAAGATAATGTAGACGTGGGGTCTAATTCAACTATTGACAGAGCTACTCTTGGATCTACAATAATTAGAAAAGGAGTAAAATTAGATAACCAAATTCAGATAGCTCATAACGTAGAGATTGGTAAAAATACCGTGATAGCTTCTCAAACAGGGATTGCAGGATCAACTAAAATAGGAGAAAACTGTATGATTGGAGGTCAAGTAGGTATTGTTGGCCATATCACTATTGGAAACAATGTGAAAATTCAAGCTCAATCAGGGATAGGGAAAAGTTTAAAAGATGAAGAAGTTGTACAAGGGTCTCCAGCGTTTGGATATTCAGACTATAGCAAGTCTTATGTACATTTTAAAAATTTACCAAAATTAGCATCTACAGTACATAAAATAGAAAAAGAGTTGAATGCTCAAAAAGTAAAAGATGAGTAAGAAACAAAAAACAATACAAAACGAAGTTACATTATCAGGTGTAGGGTTACATACTGGTAATGAGGTTACGATGGTTTTTAAACCAGCCCCAGAAAATCACGGATTTGCATTTAAGCGAGTAGATTTAGAAGGAGAACCCGTAATAGAAGCTAAAGCAGAGTATGTAACAAATACGCAAAGAGGAACAAACCTTGAAAAAAATGGCGTTCAAATACAAACATCTGAACACGTTTTAGCTGCTGCTGTTGGTTTAGACATCGATAACTTGTTGATAGAAATTAATGCTTCTGAACCTCCAATAATGGACGGATCGTCTAAGTTTTTTATAGAAGCTCTAGAAGAAGCTGGAATTGTTGAGCAAGAAGCAGAAATTGAAGAGTATGTGGTAAAAGAAGTTATTTCATACAAAGATGAAGTAACAGGAAGTGAAATTATTTTAATGCCTTCAGATGAATACCAAGTAACTACTATGGTAGATTTTGGAACTAAGATTTTAGGTACTCAAAATGCCACATTAAATACAATTTCAGATTTTAAAGAAGAAATTTCAGCAGCAAGAACATTTAGTTTCTTACATGAAATTGAAATGTTGTTAGAAAATGACTTAATTAAAGGAGGAGATTTAAATAACGCTATTGTTTATGTAGACAAAGAGTTGTCTGACAGTACAATGGAAAAGTTAAAAAAAGCCTTTAATAAAGATAATATTACTGTAAAACCTAATGGAGTATTAGACAATTTAACGTTACATTGGGCTAATGAAGCTGCACGTCATAAATTGTTAGATGTTATTGGTGATTTAGCTTTAACGGGTACTCGAATTAAAGGTAAAGTAATTGCTAACAAACCAGGACATTCTGTAAATACTACTTTTGCTAAGAAATTAGCTAAAATCATTAAAAAGGAAAAAAGAAACAATGTTCCTTCTTATGATTTAAACCAACCACCATTAATGGATATCCATAAAATAATGGATATTTTACCTCACAGACCACCATTTTTATTGATTGATAGAATTATTGAATTATCAGACAAGCATGTGGTAGGTATGAAAAATGTAACAATGAATGAAAATTTCTTTGTTGGACATTTCCCTGGAGCACCAGTTATGCCAGGAGTTCTTCAAGTGGAGGCTATGGCACAATGTGGAGGAGTTTTAGTATTAAACACAGTTCCTGACCCAGAAAACTATTTAACATACTTCATGAAAATGGATAATGTTAAATTCAAACAAAAAGTATTACCAGGAGATACATTAATATTTAAAAGTGAATTAATAACTCCAATAAGAAGAGGTATTGCTCATATGCAAGCTTATGCATACGCTAATGGAAAACTAGTGTGTGAAGCAGAGCTTATGGCACAAATTTCAAAAGTAAAATAATATGAATCAACCACTTGCGTACGTACACCCTCAAGCAAAAATAGCTAGAAATGTAGTTATTGAACCTTTTACTACCATTCATGCAAATGTAGAAATTGGATCAGGAACATGGATAGGTTCTAATGTAACTATTATGGAAGGTGCGCGCATCGGTAAAAACTGTCGAATTTTTCCAGGAGCTGTTATTTCAGCGATCCCTCAAGATTTAAAGTATAATGATGAGGAAACGACCGTAGAAATAGGAGATAACGTTACTATAAGAGAGTGTGTAACAATTAACAGAGGAACTTCAGACAGAATGAAAACAGTTATTGGAGACAACTGTTTAATTATGGCTTATTGCCATATTGCACATGATTGTAAAGTGGGAGACAATTGTATCTTTTCAAATAATTCAACATTAGCAGGACATGTAACTGTTGGTGACAATGTGGTATTAGCAGGTATGGTGGCAGTACATCAATTTGCGTCTGTAGGTAATCATGCTTTTGTAACAGGTGGATCGTTGGTACGTAAAGATGTTCCTCCTTATGTAAAGGCGGCAAGAGAACCCTTATCATATGTTGGTATTAACTCTGTAGGATTAAGAAGAAGGGGATTCACAACTGAAAAAATTAGAGAAATTCAAGACGTTTATCGTATTTTATTTCAGAAAAATTACAATAATTCACAAGCGATTGATATCATTGAAGCTGAAATGGAAGCAACTTCAGAGAGAGATGAGATTATTCAATTTATCAAAGATTCGCATCGTGGAATTATGAAAGGATATTTTAAAGCAAACTAATTATTAAATCTGCACTTATTAGAGCAACAATAAAGATCAAATAAATGGCAACAACATCAGATATTAAAAAAGGATTATGTATAAAGTATAATCACGATATATTTAAAATCATTGAATTTTTACATGTAAAACCAGGAAAAGGACCTGCTTTTGTACGTACAAAATTAAAAAGCGTCACTACAGGTAAGGTTATAGACAACACCTTTTCTGCAGGCCATAAAATAGAAGATGTTCGTGTAGAAACACATAAATTTCAGTATTTATATCCTGAAGGAGATTTATACCACTTCATGAATACGGAAGATTATAATCAAATTACACTTCAAAAATCAGTATTAGATGCTCCAGATTTAATGAAAGAAGGAGAAGTAGTTACTGTTTTAATAAATACTGAAGATGGAATGCCATTATCAGTAGAAATGCCTTCTCATGTTATTTTAGAGGTAACTCATACTGAACCAGGAGTAAAAGGAAATACTGCAACAAATGCAACTAAACCAGCAACCGTTGAAACGGGAGCAAGAATTAATGTTCCTTTATTTATTAATGAAGGAGACAAAATAAAAATAGATACAGAAAAAGGAGCTTATACAGAACGTATTAAAGAATAAATATAATATTCCCGCTTTGGCGGGAATTTCTTTTTAAAGATGAAATTTAAACATCCTCAAACTTTAGAGCAAATTGCTACCTTATTAAATGTAGAATTTGTTGGAGATGGTAGTTTTCCTATAACAGGAATTAATGAAATTCATGTAGTAGAAAAGGGAGATATAGTCTTTGTAGATCACCCAAAATACTACGATAAAGCATTAAACTCAGCTGCTACAACTATACTGATAAATAAAAAAGTAGATTGTCCAGAAGGTAAATCATTATTAATCTCTGAAGATCCTTTTAGAGATTTTAATAAAATAACGAAACATTTCAATCCTTTTATAGCTTCAAAAAGTAGTATTGCTGAATCTGCTATTATAGGAGAAAATACTGTTATACAACCAAACGTTTTCATAGGAGAAAACGTAACAATAGGGAAGAATTGTTTAATACATGCAAATGTGTCAATTAACAGTAACTGTATAATAGGAAATAATGTAGTAATTCACGCTAATACTGTTTTAGGAGCAGATGCATTCTATTATAAAAACAGACCAGAAGGTTTTGATAAATTAATCTCTGGAGGTAGAGTAGTGCTTGAAGATGATGTAGATTTAGGAGCTTCTTGTACAATTGATAGAGGTGTAACTGGAGATACTTTAGTAGGTGCTGGATCAAAAATAGATAACCAGGTTCATATAGGTCACGATACTGTAATAGGTAAAAAGTGTTTGATAGCTGCTCAGACTGGTATTGCAGGGTGTACCGTTATTGAAGATGAAGTTACAATTTGGGGACAAGTAGGTATAATTAGTGGGTTAACTATAGAAAAGGGTACCGTTTTAATGGCGCAAACAGGAGTAACAAAATCCCTGAAAAAAGGAGTTTATTTTGGTACACCACAGCGTGAGTACCGTCAAACACTAAGGGAAGTCATCTATTTAAAAAATGCAACAAATAAAGAAAAAAAGTAACCTAAAATTAATTGTGAAAACACAATTAAAAAGTTATTTTTGTCTGTCTTAAAAAAATAATAAAAAGCAAACCAATGAGTGTTTTAGTAAATAAAGATTCAAAAATTATAGTTCAAGGTTTTACAGGTAGCGAAGGTACTTTCCACGCTGGGCAAATGATCGATTACGGAACTAACGTAGTTGGAGGTGTAACACCAGGTAAAGGAGGTCAAGAGCATTTAGGTAAACCAGTTTTTAATACAGTTGATGAAGCTGTACAAAAAGCAGGAGCTGATACTTCAATTATTTTTGTGCCACCAGCATTTGCTGCTGACGCTATAATGGAAGCTGCTGAAGCAGGAATCAAAGTAATTATTTGTATTACTGAAGGAATTCCTACAGCTGACATGGTAAAAGTAAAAGCTTACATTGACCAATTAGATTGTACTTTAGTAGGACCTAACTGTCCAGGTGTAATTACTCCTGAAGAGGCAAAAGTAGGGATTATGCCAGGATTTATCTTTAAAAAAGGTAAAGTAGGTATTGTTTCTAAATCAGGAACTTTAACATATGAAGCTGCTGATCAAGTTGTAAAACAAGGTTACGGAATTACTACAGCTATTGGTATTGGTGGAGATCCAATTATTGGAACTACTACTAAAGAAGCTGTTGAATTATTAATGAATGATGATGAAACTGAAGCAATCGTTATGATTGGTGAAATCGGAGGTAACTTAGAAGCTGAAGCTGCTCGTTGGATTAAAGCTGATGGAAATCGTAAACCAGTTGTTGGCTTTATTGCAGGACAAACAGCCCCAGCAGGTAGAACAATGGGACACGCAGGAGCTATTGTTGGTGGTGCTGATGATACAGCACAAGCAAAAATGAAAATTTTAGCTGAAAATGGAGTACACGTTGTAGAATCTCCTGCTAAAATTGGAGAAATGGTAGCTAAGGTTTTAGCTTAATTTAAAAGAAAGAATTTTAACATAACTGTTAAAATTTTACCATAAATTATTTTAAAATCCGTTGAATTCGTAAATTCAACGGATTTTTTAATTTAATCAAAACTAAATATTAATGAAAACAATTAAGTTGCTATTTATTAGCATGTTGCTTATTACTGCTATTGGGTGTAAGCAAACAACTACTTCAGAAAAAGAGGTAAAGACAGAGCAAAAACAGGATGTCAACGGTTTTAACTACGAAACCGTTACTAACGACCCTACAGGTTTACGCTTATATACTTTAGACAATGGTCTTAAAGTATATTTAAGTAAAAATACTGATGAACCTAAAATTCAAACCTACATTGCTGTAAGAGCGGGTTCAAATTACGATCCAAAAGAATCTACAGGTTTAGCGCACTATTTAGAGCATATGGTGTTTAAAGGAACTCATAAAATTGGTACAGTAGATTGGGAGAAGGAAAAAGAATATTTAGATAAGATTTCTAGTTTATATGAACAACATAGAACAGAAGAAGATGTAGAAAAAAAGAAAGCAATTTACCAAGAAATTGATAAGGTTTCTTTAGAAGCATCAAACTATTCTGTGGCAAATGAATATGATAAAATGACTGCATCTTTAGGAGCAACAGGAACTAACGCACATACTTGGTTTGAAGAGACTGTTTATAAAAACAAGATACCTGCAAACGAATTAAATAAGTGGTTAGACTTAGAAGCAGAACGTTTTAGTACTTTAGTATTGCGATTATTCCATACAGAATTAGAAGCTGTATTTGAAGAGTTTAACAGAGGTCAAGATAACGATTTTAGAAAGCGTTATGCAGCAATGTTAGACGGTTTATTTCCTAATCATCCTTACGGTCAGCAAACTACAATTGGTACAGGTCAACACTTGAAAAATCCTTCAATGATTGATATTCATAATTATTTCGATAAGTATTATGTGCCAAATAATATGGCTGTGGTATTAGTAGGGGATTTAGATTTTGATGCTACTATTAAAAAAGTAAGTGAAACTTTTGGTAAAATGGAGAAGAAAGAATTAGTTCACCCAACATTACCAAAAGAAGAGCCAATTACTCAACCAATTATTAAAGAAGTTTTTGGTCCTACTGCAGAATCAATATCTATTGCTTATAGATCAAAAGGAGTAAACACTGAAGAAGAAAAGTTTGTTACACTTTGTGATATGATTATGGCTAATGGTAATGCAGGTTTATTAGATTTAAATTTAAATCAAAAGCAAGTAGTACAAAGAGCAAGTTGTTCTCCAACATTTTTAAATGATTATGGTTACCATTCTTTTACAGGAAACCCTAAATCAGGACAAACTTTAGATGAAGTTAAAGACTTAATATTAGAGCAAATTGAAAAATTAAAGAAAGGAGAGTTTGAAGATTGGATGATTGACGCTGTTGTAAATGATTTAAAATTAAGTCAAACTCGTCAGTATGAGAATAATACAGCTTTAGCTAGCGCTTATTTTAATGCATTTATTCATCATGAAAATTGGTCTGATAAGGTGAAATTTTTAGATGATTTAAAAAAGGTTTCTAAGCAAGAATTAGTAGATTTTGCTAACAAATTTTATCAGAACAATTATGTTGTAACTTATAAACGTAAAGGGGAAGATAAAAATGTTGTAAAAGTTCAAAATCCAGGAATTACTCCAGTAAACTTGAATAGGGATAAAAGTTCAGAGTTTTTAAAGGAGTTCAATAAAATTGAATCAGCTCCTTTACAACCAAAGTTCATCGATTATAAAACAGCTATAAAAGAAACTAAAATGGCAAATGATATTAAAGTTTCTTATGTTTTAAACGAAAAGAATGACTTATTTGACTTGAACATCATTTTTGATATGGGTAGAGATAATGATAAAAAATTAAGTCTTGCTGCTGGATACTTAGAGTATATAGGAACAGATAAATATTCTGCTGAAGAAATTAAAAAAGAGTTTTACAAGTTAGGAGTAGATTATTATGTAAGCGCCCAAGATGATAAAACTTACGTAGGCTTACGTGGATTGAAAGAAAATTTACCAAAAGGTTTAGAATTGTTAGAGCATTTATGGGAAAACGCTAAAGCTGATCAAGAAGCGTATGATAAGTATGTTGAGAAAATCTACAAAGGTCGTCAAGATGGTAAAACTCAAAAAGGAAATATCCTTTGGAATGGTTTATATAGCTACGGAAAATATGGAGAAAATTCTCGTTTAAGAGACATCATGCAAATTGATGAGTTAAAAGCTATCAACCCTGAAGAACTTGTAAACATTGTAAAAGGAATGAAAAATTACAAGCAACGTATTTTCTATTATGGTAAAGATGTAGATGCTGCTGTAGCTGCGTTAAACAATCATCATAAAATTTTAGGAGAACTTAAAGATTATCCTGCAGCTAAAGAATATGCTGAAACAGAAACAGGAGGAAATGTTTTTTATACTGATTATGACATGGTACAAACTGAAATGCTATTTTTAGCTAAAGGAGAACCATTCAAACCAGAAAACTTAGCAGCATCAACATTATTCAATACGTATTTTGGTAGTGGATTATCATCAATCGTTTTCCAAGAAATACGTGAATCTAAATCGTTAGCATATTCAGCATTTGCATCGTATAGTAATGCTAGTAAAAAAGAAGATCCTAACTATGTAATGGCGTATGTTGGTACTCAGGCAAATAAGTTAGAGCAAGCGGTAGATGCTATGATGGATTTAATGAATAACATGCCAGAAGCAGAAAAGCAATTCAATGCAGCTAAAGAAGCTACACTTAAGAAGTTAGCAGCTCAAAGAATTACAAAATCAAACATTTTTTGGTCTTACGAAAGATTAAAAAAGTTAGGTATTGATAATGACAATAGAGAAGAAATGTACAACACCATTAAAAATATGGAAATGCAAGATTTAAAAGCATTTTTTGATAAAAATGTAAAAGGAGAATCTTACAACGTAATGGTGATTGGTAATAAAAAAGATTTAGATGTTAAGTCGTTACAAAAATTAGGTAAAATAAAAGAACTAGATGTAGATTATTTATTTAATTATGTAAACGAAAAGAAGATAAAATCTTAATTTATTAAAGTTTATATCAATATAAAATCCTGCTAAAAAATAATCTTTAGCAGGATTTTATTTTTATATTTGACCCTATTAAAACAACTAATAAATGAAACTTTTAGAAAATAAAACAGCAATTATTACAGGAGCTACTAGAGGAATTGGTAGAGGAATTGCATTAGAGTTTGCAAACCAAGGGTGTAATGTTGCATTTACTTATAATTCTTCTGTAGAAGCAGCAACTGCTTTAGAAAATGAATTAAAAGAATTAGGGGTAAACGCTAAAGGATATCAATCTAATGCGGCAGAGTTTGATGCAGCTCAAGAGTTGGCAAAAAATGTTTTAGCAGAATTTGGAACGATTGATGTATTAGTAAACAACGCAGGTATTACAAAAGATAATTTGTTAATGCGTATTTCTGAAGATGATTTTGATAAAGTAATTGAAGTAAATTTAAAATCAGTTTTCAATTTAACAAAAGCAGTAATTCGCCCAATGATGAAACAACGTGCGGGTTCAATTATTAATATGAGTTCTGTAGTTGGATTAAAAGGAAATGCAGGTCAAGCAAATTATGCAGCTTCAAAAGCAGGAATTTTAGGATTCTCAAAATCTGTAGCATTAGAGTTAGGATCTCGTAATATTCGTAGTAACGTTGTTGCTCCTGGTTTTATTGAAACTGAGATGACTGCAAAATTAGACGAAAAAGTTGTTGAAGGTTGGAGAAACGAAATTCCTTTAAAAAGAGGTGGTACTCCAGAAGATATTGCAAACGCTTGTGTATTCTTAGCATCTGATATGAGTTCATATATTACTGGTCAAACATTATCAGTTGACGGAGGAATGTTAACATAAAATTTGACTAAAATATAAAAAGTAAAAAGCCTGTATTATTTTTATAATACAGGCTTTTTCTATTTCAAGGGGTTGATTTGCTTGTAAGGGGGCAAGCACGAGGGGTTTGCCTTGGGGGACAATTTCTAAACTCAACTTAAAGGGGATATAAGTTTTAGGGAGAGTTTAGTTTTTAATGACTCATAAAATTCAAACGATTTGTTGGGGGATACAAATACTGAGGGGTTATTTGAATTTTACAACTCATTAAATTCTTAGGGGATTGTTAGGGAATCATTTATACTATTTTTTTTTGTAATCTTCAAAGGTTCCATCATCGTATAGAACTAAAATATTTTTAATTTCTCTAAAAGCGGCTGACTCTTTTGGTTTCATAGTACTCTCTGATAATTGCGTATTTGATTTTTTTTCGGGTTCTTGGTCAAATACTACATTTTCAGTAAACAGAGAAGGAGCTTCATTTTTCTCTATATTTATCTCTTTCTCTTGATTTTTTGTATTTGGAGGAAAACTACCTTTGCCATATACTAACCAATTCAAGTCTACTTCATCAAAAGCCGTTTCAACTTTTATAATAAAATCTAAGCTCGGTTTATTTCTTCCTGATAATAGGTGAGAAATGCTAGATCTTGGAACATCAATTTTATCTGCAAAGCTTGACGCCGATAAATTGTAATAGTCTAATATCTGTTTTAATCTTTCAATCATTTGTTTATCGATGTAAACATTAGGGATTGTTTACGATTGTAAATATATTATATTTCATAATTGTAAACAAGAAAAATTTTATATTTTTTCAAAGTAACTCAAAACAAGACGATTAAACACTTTAATAAATAGCGGTTAAATTACTGTAAAACAAGCTTTTAGGTATTTTGTATAGAGGAAATTTATTCTTTTACTAAATACCTTTATTTACATTTGTTATTAAGTTAATTACTTGTTTTATTGAGTTTAAAAATGTAAAAACCTCTCTTTTTTAATAAATATGATGTGCTTAAATAACCATTTATCCTTAATTTAACTGACTTAAACATCAAATAAGCAACTTTAAGGTAAATAATAATGATTCTGAGGTAGTTTAGTTTAAATAAATATAAATCAGACTGTAAACTTTATAATGCTTCTATAATTACTTTAAATTACTTATGGGATTAATCATATCCTTTCAAAGTACATATATAATATATTATATATGTAGAATAGAAGTTAAATAAGAAGAATATTACAAATGTTACCATAATTCAATAGTTAACAAATGTAAATCACGTGTTTTCCTGTTTACTTTTGTAAAAAAAAGAAAGCACTCTGTTTACAGAGTGCTTTTTGTAGTTGAGAATGTAGTATTCTACTTATTTTTTATTCTCTATCCATTTTCTTGCATTAACAAAAGCTTCTAACCAAGGTGAAACTTCATCTTGTCTGTCTTGTGGGTAGTTAGCCCAGTTCCATTGGAAAGTAGAACGTTCAATATGTGGCATAGTTACTAAATGACGACCAGTCTTATCACATAGCATTGCTGTGTTATAATCTGAACCGTTTGGATTGTTAGGATATCCTTCATATCCATACTTAGCAACAATATTATAATTATCTTCAGTTTCAGGTAAATTGAATTTTCCTTCTCCGTGAGAAATCCAAACTCCTAATTCAGTTCCAGCTAAACTAGACAACATTACTGAATTATTCTTTTGAACTTTTACAGATGTAAATGAACTTTCGTGCTTTTTAGAATCGTTGTGTAACATCTTACCATGTTCGTTATGTTCTGGATTGATTAATTCTAATTCCATAAATAACTGGCATCCGTTACAAATACCAACAGAAAGTGTATCTTCTCTTTTAAAGAAGTTTTTCAAAGCAGTGTTTGCTTTTTCATTATATAAAAATGCTCCAGCCCATCCTTTTGCTGAACCTAAAACGTCTGAATTAGAAAAACCTCCAACAGCTCCAATAAATTGAATATCTTCTAAAGTTTCACGACCAGAAATTAAATCTGTCATGTGAACATCCTTCACATCAAAACCAGCTAAATACATAGCATTTGCCATTTCACGTTCCGAGTTTGAACCCTTTTCACGAATGATAGCAGCTTTAGGTCTGTTAGTTAGAGTACCCACAGTATCAGCAAGCTTTCCAGTAAAGTGAGTTGGGAATGTATATTTTAATGGTTGGTTTTTATAATTATCAAAACGATCTTTAGCTAAATCATTAGCTGTTTGTTTTTGATCTAACAAATAAGAAGTCTTATACCAAGTATCTCTTAATTCAGCAATAGATAAAGCAAAAATATCAGATCCATTTTTAATATTTAAACGATCAGACTCTGTTACCGAACCAATTTTAAAGAATTCAATGTTATTATCAGCTAAAGTTTGTTCTATAGAAGCGTCAGTTGCTTGGAAAACAATTCCTGAGTTTTCAGCAAATAACAACTTGATACTGTCAGCTTCATTTAAAGTTGATAAATCTAAGTTAGCACCTACATTTACATCTGCAAAACACAATTCTAATAAGGTAGTAATCAATCCCCCAGATGCAACATCGTGACCTGCAACAATTTTTCCTTCCTTAATTAAATTCTGTAAAACATTAAATGTTGATTTAAAGAACTCATTATTAGTAATCGTAGGAGCAGAGTTTCCTAATTTGTTTAGTATCTGCGCAAATGAACTTCCTCCTAATTTGAAATCATCTTGCGATAAGTTGATGTAATAGATATCTCCTTTATTTGGTTGTAAAAGAGGTTCTACTACTTTATTAATATCGTTACAGTTAGCCGCAGCAGAAATAACCACAGTACCTGGAGAAATTACTTCTTCATTCGGATATTTTTGTTTCATCGATAAAGAATCTTTTCCTGTTGGAACGTTGATTCCTAAATCGATAGAAAAATCAGAAACAGCTTTTACTGCTTTGTATAAACGAGCATCTTCACCTTCATTTTTACAAGGCCACATCCAGTTTGCTGATAATGAAACCGATTGTAAACCATCTTTTAAAGGAGCCCATACAATATTAGTTAACGCTTCAGCAATTGAGTTTTTACTTCCTGCTTCTGGATCAATCAATCCAGAAATAGGAGAGTGCCCAATCGTAGTAGCAATTCCTTCTTTACCTTTATAATCTAATGCCATTACCCCAACATTGTTTAGTGGAATTTGCAAAGAACCAACACATTGTTGCTTCGCTACTTTTCCTCCAACACAACGGTCAACCTTATTCGTCAACCAATCTTTACAGGCAACAGCTTCTAATTGTAAAACTTGCTCTAAGTATTGAGTAAAGTTTTCTTTAGAATAGTCAACATCAGCATAATTGCGATCAACTGTATTATCAGTCATAATCGTTTTAGGAGAACTACCAAACATATCTTCTAAAGCTAAATCCATTGGCTTGTTTCCGTTGGTTTTAGATTCAAAAGTAAAACGATGATCACCAGTAACATCACCAACAGTATACATTGGTGAACGTTCACGTTCAGCTATCTTATTAAGGGTGTCGATATGTTTTTCAGCAATTACTAACCCCATACGTTCTTGAGATTCGTTACCGATAATCTCTTTATCAGATAGGGTAGGGTCTCCTACAGGTAATTTATCTAAGTCGATTTTTCCACCAGTATCTTCTACTAATTCTGATAAACAGTTCAAATGTCCACCAGCTCCGTGATCGTGAATTGAAACAATAAAGT
The nucleotide sequence above comes from Tenacibaculum singaporense. Encoded proteins:
- a CDS encoding helix-turn-helix domain-containing protein, producing MIERLKQILDYYNLSASSFADKIDVPRSSISHLLSGRNKPSLDFIIKVETAFDEVDLNWLVYGKGSFPPNTKNQEKEINIEKNEAPSLFTENVVFDQEPEKKSNTQLSESTMKPKESAAFREIKNILVLYDDGTFEDYKKK
- the purL gene encoding phosphoribosylformylglycinamidine synthase; its protein translation is MIHFFGNTNSKVFAVQTTEELTSETISKLTWLFGNQPKINAASLDAFFVGPRAAMITPWSTNAVEITQNMGISGIIRIEEFDAVANDFSDFDPMISQKFDGLNQETFTINIQPEPILEIDDIATYNEQEGLALSEEEIAYLEEVATKIGRKLTDSEVFGFSQVNSEHCRHKIFNGTFVIDGEEMPTSLFKLIKETSKQNPNDIVSAYKDNVAFVKGPKVEQFAPKSADKPDFYETKEFESVISLKAETHNFPTTVEPFNGAATGSGGEIRDRLAGGKGSLPLAGTAVYMTSYSRLEENRPWEKGMDERKWLYQTPMDILIKASNGASDFGNKFGQPLICGSVLTFEHEEDTRKLGFDKVIMQAGGIGYGKKEQALKDTPQEGDKIVILGGENYRIGMGGAAVSSADTGEFSTGIELNAIQRSNPEMQKRAANAVRGMVESDENFIVSIHDHGAGGHLNCLSELVEDTGGKIDLDKLPVGDPTLSDKEIIGNESQERMGLVIAEKHIDTLNKIAERERSPMYTVGDVTGDHRFTFESKTNGNKPMDLALEDMFGSSPKTIMTDNTVDRNYADVDYSKENFTQYLEQVLQLEAVACKDWLTNKVDRCVGGKVAKQQCVGSLQIPLNNVGVMALDYKGKEGIATTIGHSPISGLIDPEAGSKNSIAEALTNIVWAPLKDGLQSVSLSANWMWPCKNEGEDARLYKAVKAVSDFSIDLGINVPTGKDSLSMKQKYPNEEVISPGTVVISAAANCNDINKVVEPLLQPNKGDIYYINLSQDDFKLGGSSFAQILNKLGNSAPTITNNEFFKSTFNVLQNLIKEGKIVAGHDVASGGLITTLLELCFADVNVGANLDLSTLNEADSIKLLFAENSGIVFQATDASIEQTLADNNIEFFKIGSVTESDRLNIKNGSDIFALSIAELRDTWYKTSYLLDQKQTANDLAKDRFDNYKNQPLKYTFPTHFTGKLADTVGTLTNRPKAAIIREKGSNSEREMANAMYLAGFDVKDVHMTDLISGRETLEDIQFIGAVGGFSNSDVLGSAKGWAGAFLYNEKANTALKNFFKREDTLSVGICNGCQLFMELELINPEHNEHGKMLHNDSKKHESSFTSVKVQKNNSVMLSSLAGTELGVWISHGEGKFNLPETEDNYNIVAKYGYEGYPNNPNGSDYNTAMLCDKTGRHLVTMPHIERSTFQWNWANYPQDRQDEVSPWLEAFVNARKWIENKK
- a CDS encoding M16 family metallopeptidase; this encodes MKTIKLLFISMLLITAIGCKQTTTSEKEVKTEQKQDVNGFNYETVTNDPTGLRLYTLDNGLKVYLSKNTDEPKIQTYIAVRAGSNYDPKESTGLAHYLEHMVFKGTHKIGTVDWEKEKEYLDKISSLYEQHRTEEDVEKKKAIYQEIDKVSLEASNYSVANEYDKMTASLGATGTNAHTWFEETVYKNKIPANELNKWLDLEAERFSTLVLRLFHTELEAVFEEFNRGQDNDFRKRYAAMLDGLFPNHPYGQQTTIGTGQHLKNPSMIDIHNYFDKYYVPNNMAVVLVGDLDFDATIKKVSETFGKMEKKELVHPTLPKEEPITQPIIKEVFGPTAESISIAYRSKGVNTEEEKFVTLCDMIMANGNAGLLDLNLNQKQVVQRASCSPTFLNDYGYHSFTGNPKSGQTLDEVKDLILEQIEKLKKGEFEDWMIDAVVNDLKLSQTRQYENNTALASAYFNAFIHHENWSDKVKFLDDLKKVSKQELVDFANKFYQNNYVVTYKRKGEDKNVVKVQNPGITPVNLNRDKSSEFLKEFNKIESAPLQPKFIDYKTAIKETKMANDIKVSYVLNEKNDLFDLNIIFDMGRDNDKKLSLAAGYLEYIGTDKYSAEEIKKEFYKLGVDYYVSAQDDKTYVGLRGLKENLPKGLELLEHLWENAKADQEAYDKYVEKIYKGRQDGKTQKGNILWNGLYSYGKYGENSRLRDIMQIDELKAINPEELVNIVKGMKNYKQRIFYYGKDVDAAVAALNNHHKILGELKDYPAAKEYAETETGGNVFYTDYDMVQTEMLFLAKGEPFKPENLAASTLFNTYFGSGLSSIVFQEIRESKSLAYSAFASYSNASKKEDPNYVMAYVGTQANKLEQAVDAMMDLMNNMPEAEKQFNAAKEATLKKLAAQRITKSNIFWSYERLKKLGIDNDNREEMYNTIKNMEMQDLKAFFDKNVKGESYNVMVIGNKKDLDVKSLQKLGKIKELDVDYLFNYVNEKKIKS
- the fabG gene encoding 3-oxoacyl-[acyl-carrier-protein] reductase, with the translated sequence MKLLENKTAIITGATRGIGRGIALEFANQGCNVAFTYNSSVEAATALENELKELGVNAKGYQSNAAEFDAAQELAKNVLAEFGTIDVLVNNAGITKDNLLMRISEDDFDKVIEVNLKSVFNLTKAVIRPMMKQRAGSIINMSSVVGLKGNAGQANYAASKAGILGFSKSVALELGSRNIRSNVVAPGFIETEMTAKLDEKVVEGWRNEIPLKRGGTPEDIANACVFLASDMSSYITGQTLSVDGGMLT